A genomic region of Oncorhynchus kisutch isolate 150728-3 unplaced genomic scaffold, Okis_V2 scaffold1760, whole genome shotgun sequence contains the following coding sequences:
- the LOC116367805 gene encoding L-rhamnose-binding lectin CSL2 isoform X1 translates to MLLVRLTAFTLLAAVCCTLPAAVYVSHSVTRVVTCDNGENVQFLICDSGVIFIERALYGRTDGTTCKEGRPANQLTNTQCSQTGTLEVLSNRCNGKQVCEVNTEVFRTSDPCVGIYKYLDTTYTCLPATRSITCEGSDALLECDEGTIQIHSANYGRRDQLVCSFNLPANPLANTNCLSQSITTSKVAKRCNGKSQCDVAASNSLYGDPCVGTYKYLDVAYTCG, encoded by the exons ATGCTCCTTGTCAGACTGACTGCGTTCACCT TGCTGGCTGCAGTTTGCTGTACACTACCAGCTGCAG tgtatgtttcTCACTCAGTGACGAGAGTGGTCACCTGTGACAATGGAGAAAATGTCCAGTTCCTGATCTGTG ATTCTGGAGTGATCTTCATTGAGAGAGCTCTGTATGGAAGGACTGACGGCACCACCTGCAAAGAAGGACGACCTGCCAACCAGCTGACCAACACACAATGTTCACAGACGGGCACCCTGGAGGTCCTCTCAAACAG GTGCAATGGGAAACAGGTGTGTGAAGTGAACACTGAAGTCTTCCGTACTTCTGACCCCTGTGTTGGAATCTACAAATACCTGGATACCACCTACACCTGCCTCCCAGCAA CACGCAGCATCACGTGTGAAGGCTCTGATGCTCTACTAGAATGTG ATGAAGGTACGATCCAGATCCACAGTGCCAACTATGGCCGCCGTGACCAGCTAGTGTGTTCCTTTAATCTGCCCGCTAACCCACTAGCCAACACCAACTGCCTCAGCCAATCCATAACCACCAGCAAGGTGGCAAAGAG GTGTAATGGGAAGAGCCAGTGTGACGTCGCGGCGTCCAACTCTCTGTATGGAGATCCCTGTGTAGGAACCTACAAGTACCTGGATGTGGCTTACACCTGTGGCTAA
- the LOC116367805 gene encoding L-rhamnose-binding lectin CSL2 isoform X2 — translation MLLVRLTAFTLLAAVCCTLPAAVTRVVTCDNGENVQFLICDSGVIFIERALYGRTDGTTCKEGRPANQLTNTQCSQTGTLEVLSNRCNGKQVCEVNTEVFRTSDPCVGIYKYLDTTYTCLPATRSITCEGSDALLECDEGTIQIHSANYGRRDQLVCSFNLPANPLANTNCLSQSITTSKVAKRCNGKSQCDVAASNSLYGDPCVGTYKYLDVAYTCG, via the exons ATGCTCCTTGTCAGACTGACTGCGTTCACCT TGCTGGCTGCAGTTTGCTGTACACTACCAGCTGCAG TGACGAGAGTGGTCACCTGTGACAATGGAGAAAATGTCCAGTTCCTGATCTGTG ATTCTGGAGTGATCTTCATTGAGAGAGCTCTGTATGGAAGGACTGACGGCACCACCTGCAAAGAAGGACGACCTGCCAACCAGCTGACCAACACACAATGTTCACAGACGGGCACCCTGGAGGTCCTCTCAAACAG GTGCAATGGGAAACAGGTGTGTGAAGTGAACACTGAAGTCTTCCGTACTTCTGACCCCTGTGTTGGAATCTACAAATACCTGGATACCACCTACACCTGCCTCCCAGCAA CACGCAGCATCACGTGTGAAGGCTCTGATGCTCTACTAGAATGTG ATGAAGGTACGATCCAGATCCACAGTGCCAACTATGGCCGCCGTGACCAGCTAGTGTGTTCCTTTAATCTGCCCGCTAACCCACTAGCCAACACCAACTGCCTCAGCCAATCCATAACCACCAGCAAGGTGGCAAAGAG GTGTAATGGGAAGAGCCAGTGTGACGTCGCGGCGTCCAACTCTCTGTATGGAGATCCCTGTGTAGGAACCTACAAGTACCTGGATGTGGCTTACACCTGTGGCTAA